The Ochrobactrum sp. BTU1 region ATGGATTCTGGAAACGCTGAGTCGAAACCGATTTTCGGGATCGCGCTTGCCTCTGCAGGTTATGCCTGCTTCGCCTTGCAAGATGCCATCGTTAAATGGCTTGTTGCAGATTATGCGGTTCCGCAAATTCTATTTATGCGAAGCCTCGTGATTGTAATCATTACCGGCGGGCTTGCGTGGCGGCTCCGCCATCCCTCAATTTTCAAGAGCAGATATCGCGGCACACTTGTGCTGCGCGCTGGTCTGATGCTCTTGGCTTGGCTTCTGTTCTATAATGCCGCCCGTCATCTTGGCCTTGCCGAGCTCACAACACTTTACTTCTCAGCGCCGATCATGGTGATGTTTCTGTCGATCTTTATTCTCAAGGAGAAGATCGGAGCAGGGCGCTGGGTTGCGTGTATGGGCGGCTTCGTCGGTGTGTTGATCGCAGCCAACCCAACCCATACGCCAAACCTGATACCCGCGATAATGTGCGTGATTGCCGGCTTTTGCTGGGCTCTGAGCACGATTTTGATCCGTCTCGTTAGCCGGACCGAAACGACTTTGACCCAGATGTGGGCGACAAGCCTTCTTTTTGGTATTGCCTGCGCTGTGTCCTTCCCTTGGGTGTGGAAAACCCCTGACGCATCGGCATGGGTATTGATGATTGGCCTTGGCCTTGTTGCAACGATTGGACAATATCTTCTTTATGAAGGTTTTCGTCACGCACCAGCCTCGGCGCTCGCGCCGACCGAGTTTACTGGCCTCATTTGGGCGTTCCTCTATGGTTACGCAATCTGGGCGGAAATCCCGGCTTCAAATGTCGCTTTCGGCGCTGTGCTGATAGTTTGTTCGAGCCTTGTTTTGGTTGCCTGGGAGAAGAGCACGGCACGAGTGCGGGCCCTATCTTGATATTTCTCACCAGCTTGAAGTGCTGGAGCTTTTGCAAAAGCTTAATCAGGAGCGTGGACGTACCATTGTCATGGTCGTGCACGATCTCAATCACGCCGCTCTATATGCGCATCATCTGATCGCGATCAGCGAGGGCCGCGTTTATGCTTCGGGTTCACCAGCGCAGCTTTTGACACCTAAACTGGTGAAAGATGTGTTTGGGATTGAGGCGCTGGTCGTACCACGCCCGCTTTATGAAACCCCATATTGCTTTCCAATCGCGGCTCGATAGAGCGGCTGCGCCCAAGATTTGGCGGCTCTAACTGTCTGTCTGCGCAATGTTTAAAGCGACACCGGTTCCCACTTTTATCGGGATGGTTTAATGTGTCCGTTAATCAGCCTATATTACATAAAAGAGATATTTCACCTCATTGAGGCATACTGAATGCAAACAATAGCTTTTGTAGTCATCGACGGATTTTCATCAATGGCTCTGGCCGCGCAGCCGGTTTTCGAGGCAGCTAACTCGATTTTGGGTGAGGAAAAGTATCACGCGGCTGTCTTCTCAGAGCATGGCGGGCTTGTAAGTTCGTCTGGTGGTCTTTCGATCATGACCGCTCCTTTGCAAGACAATATATTTGATACCGTGATTATCGCTGGTGGGACGACGGTTTTTGAGGACGCTTCCGAAGGGCTGATCCACTTTGCGCGCAGGAGTTTTCAATCGTCGCGTCGTGTCGCTTCCATCTGTACTGGCGCTTTTGTTCTGGCACAGGCAGGGCTTCTAGATGGCCGAAGGGTGACGACCCATTGGGCTTGTGCGCGCAGCCTGAAAGAACGTTTCCCAACCGTCATACTGGATGAAGACCGCATTTTTGTGAAAGACGACAAAGTCTGGACATCGGCGGGTATGACTGCAGGCATCGATCTGGCACTTGCAATGGTGGAGGAAGATCATGGCCCGGATGTTGCCCGCCGCGTTGCGCAGGCTCTTGTGATGTACCACAGGCGTGCCGGCGGTCAGTCGCAGCATTCTGCTCTGCTTGATATGGGCGCAAAGTCGGATCGTATCCAAACAGCCCTTACATATGCGCGCGCAAATCTCTCGCGGGCGTTAACAGTTGAAGATTTGGCTGAGGTTGCAAGGCTTAGTCCGCGGCAGTTCAGCCGCGCCTTCAAGGCGGAAACAGGACATTCTCCCGCGAAGGCCGTTGAAAATCTTCGCCTTGAAGCCGCGCGTCTTATGATGGAGCAAAGCCGACACAGCATTGATGAGATCGCCGGACAAACCGGTTTCATTGACAGGCGGCGGATGCGTGAAGCTTTTCTTCGTGGTTTCGGCCAGCCACCTCAGGCCATCCGTCGTAATGCGCGGCAGGGGGTGATCTAATCACACTCTTTGCGGAACTGAATTTGTCCTAATTACGTAATATATACGTCATTTGAGACGTAAGGCATCTAGCTTATTTATCAGATATCGGGTCGTTCCGATCATCTGGAGAACTAGAATGTCTGCTAATTCATTAGGTAAAGCCCTCATAACTGGTGCCTCAACTGGCATCGGTGCTGTCTATGCTGATCGTCTTGCCAAACAAGGCTACGACCTCATCCTCGTGGCGCGAAGTGCGGATAAACTCGAAGCTCTTTCGAAGAAACTCATCGCTGCGACAGGGCGATCAGTTGAAGTGCTTCCAGCGGATCTGACGAACGCTCATGATGTCCGCGCCGTGGAAGATGTACTTAAATCCGACAAGAATATCAGTCTTTTGATCAACAATGCTGGCGCGGGTGGCGTGAAGCCCCTGCTCGATAGCGATGTGGACGATATGGAGAGGATGATTACGCTCAATATCACCGCACTGACACGACTGACTTATGCCGCCGTACCTGGGTTTATCGCGCGGGGGCGGGGGACGATCATCAACATCGCCTCAGTTGTTGCGATAGCACCAGAGCTATTG contains the following coding sequences:
- a CDS encoding DMT family transporter codes for the protein MDSGNAESKPIFGIALASAGYACFALQDAIVKWLVADYAVPQILFMRSLVIVIITGGLAWRLRHPSIFKSRYRGTLVLRAGLMLLAWLLFYNAARHLGLAELTTLYFSAPIMVMFLSIFILKEKIGAGRWVACMGGFVGVLIAANPTHTPNLIPAIMCVIAGFCWALSTILIRLVSRTETTLTQMWATSLLFGIACAVSFPWVWKTPDASAWVLMIGLGLVATIGQYLLYEGFRHAPASALAPTEFTGLIWAFLYGYAIWAEIPASNVAFGAVLIVCSSLVLVAWEKSTARVRALS
- a CDS encoding ABC transporter ATP-binding protein, which encodes MQKLNQERGRTIVMVVHDLNHAALYAHHLIAISEGRVYASGSPAQLLTPKLVKDVFGIEALVVPRPLYETPYCFPIAAR
- a CDS encoding GlxA family transcriptional regulator — protein: MQTIAFVVIDGFSSMALAAQPVFEAANSILGEEKYHAAVFSEHGGLVSSSGGLSIMTAPLQDNIFDTVIIAGGTTVFEDASEGLIHFARRSFQSSRRVASICTGAFVLAQAGLLDGRRVTTHWACARSLKERFPTVILDEDRIFVKDDKVWTSAGMTAGIDLALAMVEEDHGPDVARRVAQALVMYHRRAGGQSQHSALLDMGAKSDRIQTALTYARANLSRALTVEDLAEVARLSPRQFSRAFKAETGHSPAKAVENLRLEAARLMMEQSRHSIDEIAGQTGFIDRRRMREAFLRGFGQPPQAIRRNARQGVI
- a CDS encoding SDR family oxidoreductase, encoding MSANSLGKALITGASTGIGAVYADRLAKQGYDLILVARSADKLEALSKKLIAATGRSVEVLPADLTNAHDVRAVEDVLKSDKNISLLINNAGAGGVKPLLDSDVDDMERMITLNITALTRLTYAAVPGFIARGRGTIINIASVVAIAPELLNGVYGSSKSYVLSFSHSLNHELADKGIRVQAVLPGATATDFWSIAGKPVEELPQSIVMSTDDMVDAALAGLKNGERVTIPGLHDVEKWTDFEAARGELSTLFGNSNPAARYL